One part of the Trypanosoma brucei brucei TREU927 chromosome 4, complete sequence genome encodes these proteins:
- a CDS encoding phospholipid-translocating ATPase, putative translates to MPEVENDSCCSMSTMEEVTPCPVPPIKKRSQRMVIKRWLNMETACEGEPRTIPLGCAPHVWTAAGYPRNAVNNRRYSIITFLPLSLFHQFRPFFNSFYLFLTLTQFVDALKVGFLFTYISPLALVVILSLIKDAVDDIQRYQRDKTINEEKVEKLLLNGEVSVITAAEIQVGDILILHHGQRIPADCVLLRTSEACGTCFIRTDQMDGETDWKLRYALKGTQTLNNVSLSQLRANIRCEPLHKDIYKFVGAFDIPGKESEAISLQNTLWAHCVVASGTLAVAVLHTGVDTRSAMNRSKHSTKVGLIEHELNYLGVLCLSVLVLISFLLVVQQHFEGSWLTMFFRFLILLSSIIPISMRVNVDVGRIWYAYVIGKDDKIPGTVARNTNIPEELGRLQYLFADKTGTLTKNIMNFRFIQVGSDTVLNYHEVDRFQSSIAAYFGENYVPRGTNTVDSGKINSHSTQRNFTRDVTSVGEAIVSLVLCHNVTPVVEDGCLQYQASSPDEVAFVNFCRSLGVTLTHRDVTCMQFTTPGGRLVHYDIIKTFPFTSERKCMGIILREKVDSESVSCGANSDGVYKYFMKGADFKMTSVVRSSSWLEESCQEFAQVGLRTLVFAQRQLTKEQVDTFLARYDEANADLSEARDSLLDAAMALIERDMKLIGVTGVEDELQDDVTTSLETLGMGGIKVWVLTGDKVETAITIGRATRLIPRHGKIEVMSCRTEEETQRYLDSLYLQYYNSMNDAPLDVPWTLVLDGGRLSMCLTKATSKTFVRVARLAYSVIVSRCSPTQKAEVVRTMKKFTSRNIRTAAIGDGGNDVGMILAADVGIGVEGVEGKQASMAADFSIAKFSHCVRLIMWHGRSSYRRTCNMSQFVIHRGMAYSVVQAFYSLLFAGTSMSVFNGYLLMGYSTIFTMAPVFALVLDEDVKEGDVREFPQLYKELLKSRSMNTRSYLQWLWISVFQGGTMIYLALALFGKEMFQITTVAYTTLLLTELVIVAGTLHLRILWTQRRKHLYYFVAAECFSIVTFLLAVLLLPDMIDQDYLFSWSCAWQVFVISLAIVIPIYLIRLLDTYILSNARMK, encoded by the coding sequence ATGCCAGAAGTAGAGAACGATAGCTGTTGTTCCATGAGTACAATGGAAGAGGTAACACCATGCCCGGTTCCACCAATCAAAAAGCGCAGCCAGCGGATGGTCATCAAGCGATGGCTCAACATGGAGACAGCATGCGAGGGCGAACCACGAACAATTCCCCTGGGGTGTGCGCCGCATGTTTGGACTGCGGCAGGCTATCCTCGGAATGCGGTCAATAACCGCCGGTACTCCATTATCACCTTCTTGCCACTCTCTCTGTTCCACCAGTTTAGGCCGTTCTTCAACAGCTTCTATTTGTTCCTAACCCTTACACAGTTTGTGGATGCGTTGAAGGttggtttccttttcacgTACATCTCTCCACTCGCATTGGTGGTGATTCTCTCGCTCATTAAGGATGCAGTGGACGACATCCAGCGTTATCaaagagacaaaacaatCAACGAGGAGAAAGTGGAAAAGCTGCTGCTCAATGGTGAAGTTAGCGTCATAACTGCGGCCGAGATCCAGGTGGGAGATATACTTATTCTGCACCATGGACAGCGCATCCCCGCTGATTGTGTGTTGCTTCGAACATCCGAGGCATGCGGGACGTGTTTCATTCGAACCGACCAGATGGATGGTGAGACCGACTGGAAGTTACGTTACGCGCTGAAGGGGACTCAGACACTCAATAATGTTTCTCTCAGCCAGTTGCGGGCGAACATACGATGCGAACCCCTGCACAAGGATATCTACAAGTTTGTTGGCGCGTTTGACATCCCCGGGAAAGAGTCAGAGGCTATCTCATTGCAAAATACACTTTGGGCCCACTGCGTGGTGGCCTCAGGCACACTTGCCGTCGCTGTGCTGCATACAGGGGTCGATACACGCAGCGCAATGAACCGTTCCAAGCACTCCACAAAGGTTGGACTCATTGAGCATGAACTAAATTACCTCGGTGTGTTGTGTCTTTCTGTGTTGGTACTGATATCGTTTCTGCTTGTGGTGCAACAGCACTTCGAGGGAAGTTGGCTGACTATGTTCTTCCGGTTCCTCATTCTTCTGTCGAGCATAATACCCATTTCTATGCGGGTGAACGTGGATGTGGGACGTATTTGGTATGCGTATGTTATTGGGAAAGATGACAAAATACCCGGCACAGTTGCGCGTAACACAAACATACCGGAGGAACTTGGGAGGCTGCAGTATCTTTTCGCTGATAAGACTGGGACACTGACGAAGAACATCATGAACTTTCGCTTTATCCAGGTGGGCAGTGATACGGTGCTGAATTACCACGAAGTAGATCGCTTCCAGAGCAGCATAGCCGCGTACTTTGGGGAGAATTATGTTCCCAGAGGGACCAATACAGTGGACAGCGGTAAAATAAACAGTCACTCGACGCAGCGAAACTTCACACGGGACGTGACCTCGGTTGGTGAGGCCATTGTCTCTCTTGTCCTGTGCCACAACGTAACGCCGGTGGTGGAAGATGGTTGCCTTCAGTATCAGGCATCTTCGCCGGATGAAGTCGCCTTTGTCAACTTCTGCAGGTCGCTGGGCGTCACCCTCACCCACCGGGACGTCACCTGCATGCAGTTTACCACACCGGGTGGGAGGTTGGTACATTATGACATAATCAAAACGTTCCCATTTACCTCTGAGCGCAAGTGCATGGGAATCATTCTGCGTGAAAAGGTTGACAGCGAGAGCGTTTCATGCGGAGCAAATTCTGACGGTGTGTACAAATATTTCATGAAGGGCGCGGACTTTAAGATGACCTCTGTGGTTAGATCTTCCAGTTGGCTAGAGGAGAGTTGCCAAGAGTTTGCACAGGTTGGCCTTCGAACGCTCGTCTTTGCCCAACGGCAGCTGACAAAGGAACAAGTGGACACTTTCCTCGCGCGGTACGATGAGGCAAATGCGGACTTGAGCGAGGCACGGGACAGTTTACTGGACGCGGCCATGGCTCTTATTGAACGCGATATGAAACTGATTGGTGTGACAGGCGTGGAAGATGAACTACAGGACGATGTTACTACATCGCTCGAGACACTGGGAATGGGTGGCATCAAAGTGTGGGTTCTGACGGGAGACAAGGTGGAAACGGCGATTACAATTGGCCGAGCCACTCGTCTGATTCCACGGCACGGCAAGATCGAGGTGATGTCATGCCGCACTGAGGAGGAAACTCAGAGATATTTGGATTCCCTCTATCTTCAATACTATAATTCGATGAACGATGCACCTCTCGACGTACCTTGGACGCTTGTGTTGGATGGCGGTCGCCTCTCCATGTGTCTCACCAAAGCCACATCAAAAACCTTTGTGCGGGTGGCACGATTAGCCTACTCTGTCATCGTATCCCGCTGCTCTCCTACGCAAAAAGCAGAGGTTGTACGGACTATGAAAAAGTTTACATCGAGGAACATACGCACAGCGGCCATTGGTGATGGTGGAAACGACGTAGGGATGATACTTGCTGCGGATGTGGGCATTGGTGTTGAAGGCGTTGAAGGAAAGCAGGCCAGTATGGCGGCGGACTTCTCCATTGCAAAGTTTTCACACTGCGTGCGACTCATTATGTGGCATGGTCGAAGCTCTTACCGACGCACGTGCAATATGAGCCAGTTCGTGATACACAGAGGTATGGCCTATTCAGTTGTGCAGGCCTTTTATTCGCTACTTTTCGCTGGCACCTCCATGTCCGTCTTCAATGGGTATCTTCTTATGGGATATTCCACCATTTTTACGATGGCTCCTGTGTTTGCCTTGGTCCTCGATGAGGATGTGAAGGAAGGTGATGTTCGTGAATTTCCACAATTGTACAAAGAACTATTGAAGTCCCGGTCAATGAATACGCGCTCGTACCTGCAGTGGTTGTGGATCTCTGTGTTCCAGGGCGGCACGATGATATATCTTGCTCTTGCTCTATTTGGTAAGGAAATGTTTCAGATCACAACTGTGGCGTACACAACACTGCTTCTGACCGAACTCGTCATTGTAGCGGGCACTCTGCATCTCAGAATCCTGTGGACACAGCGCCGAAAGCACCTTTACTACTTTGTGGCAGCCGAATGCTTCTCGATTGTCACTTTTCTATTGgcagttttgcttcttccaGACATGATTGATCaagattatttattttcgtgGAGCTGTGCGTGGCAAGTGTTTGTGATTTCTCTTGCGATTGTGATTCCAATCTACCTTATACGCCTATTGGACACTTACATTTTGTCCAACGCGCGGATGAAGTGA
- a CDS encoding vacuolar transport protein 4A, putative: MEDSFNLKKAEEAIQLVTEARELLLQYSHFRNAGEDAIIRLQGILRAILQCSSLMQAYDDSPHRCAIYAHVSRTLLRVIDLPPDGTFPSSHRQHQQLQQYEMEAKPSVSSCEQEVEELGAAILYPPGSVDGLKEHGNTNRVRWVDVSGCEDAIAALKRATVLPLRFPHLFQGKRHPPRHILLYGPPGTGKTLLAAAAAAEYAAPLLTVSSADILSKWIGDSERQVRRVFEVAASFPRCVLFLDEIDAIGGVRGGAGESEASRRVKTELLLRMQKSHVDGITLIAATNIPWGLDSAILRRFDQLVFVGLPPSAARFRLIVEELRHVPSELGEEDIQWLVNSTEGYSASDICRITRRAVMEPIQKISMAGYAKPIRPSTTTVSNSAPTDNELVSQKSSSGSPQYVLCDEDEEGARPIETVPTAALHVPAVCRENFECALREFPPTTTSEELEKFLKWRTGGK; encoded by the coding sequence ATGGAAGATTCCTTCAACCtgaagaaagcagaagagGCCATACAGTTAGTGACGGAGGCGCGCGAACTGCTTCTGCAATACAGTCACTTCCGAAATGCCGGTGAGGACGCAATCATTCGCCTCCAAGGAATACTGCGCGCCATACTACAGTGTTCCTCTTTAATGCAAGCATATGACGATTCGCCGCATCGTTGCGCCATTTACGCCCACGTTTCCCGTACCCTTCTCAGAGTTATTGATCTTCCACCTGACGGAACCTTTCCCTCTAGCCACCGACAACACCAGCAACTTCAGCAGTACGAGATGGAGGCAAAACCATCAGTCTCCAGCTGTGAACaggaagtggaggagctTGGAGCCGCCATTTTGTACCCACCGGGAAGTGTCGATGGGCTCAAAGAGCATGGAAATACCAACAGGGTCCGGTGGGTTGACGTGAGTGGCTGTGAGGACGCCATTGCTGCCTTGAAACGAGCAACGGTGCTCCCACTACGATTCCCTCATCTGTTTCAAGGTAAACGGCACCCGCCCCGGCATATTCTCCTTTACGGCCCACCAGGTACAGGCAAGACGCTGCTTGCTGCGGCGGCCGCGGCTGAGTATGCAGCACCACTGCTTACCGTGTCATCAGCAGACATTTTGAGCAAGTGGATTGGGGATTCGGAGCGACAGGTGCGGCGCGTTTTCGAGGTGGCCGCCTCCTTCCCCCGCTGCGTTCTATTTCTTGACGAGATCGACGCGATAGGTGGCGTACGGGGCGGGGCCGGGGAGAGCGAAGCATCTCGGCGAGTCAAAACTGAACTGCTTCTGCGCATGCAAAAATCGCATGTGGATGGAATCACGCTTATAGCAGCCACCAACATTCCTTGGGGACTTGACAGCGCTATTCTTCGGCGTTTTGACCAACTCGTCTTTGTGGGGCTTCCGCCCTCGGCGGCGCGGTTCCGACTTATTGTTGAGGAACTACGGCATGTGCCAAGTGAACTTGGTGAGGAGGACATCCAGTGGCTCGTCAACTCCACTGAGGGATACTCAGCATCAGATATTTGCCGCATAACGCGACGTGCCGTCATGGAACCTATACAGAAGATTTCAATGGCGGGGTATGCAAAGCCTATCAGACCTTCCACCACTACTGTGAGTAACAGCGCCCCGACTGACAATGAATTGGTTTCACAAAAGTCGAGCAGCGGCAGCCCGCAGTACGTACTTTGCGacgaagatgaagaaggagcgCGACCAATTGAAACTGTGCCTACGGCGGCACTACACGTACCGGCAGTGTGTAGGGAGAATTTTGAGTGCGCGCTCCGTGAATTCCCGCCCACTACCACTTCGGAAGAGCTGGAAAAGTTCTTAAAGTGGCGcacaggaggaaaatga